The following proteins come from a genomic window of Maniola hyperantus chromosome 8, iAphHyp1.2, whole genome shotgun sequence:
- the LOC117984483 gene encoding acyl-CoA Delta-9 desaturase-like encodes MPPQGQQQGSWVLYESDFNKDATPPPLVPPSAEKREWKIVWRNVILFVLLHLGGVYGAYVFLTQAMWATRIFTVMLYLASGLGITAGAHRLWAHKSYKARLPLRILLTVFNTIAFQDSVLDWARDHRMHHKYSETDADPHNATRGFFFSHVGWLLVRKHPEIKAKGHTIDMNDLRADPVLRFQKKYYMILMPLACFVLPTYIPTLWGESLWNAYFVSAIFRYVYVLNVTWLVNSAAHKWGDKPYDKHINPVETKPVSLVVLGEGFHNYHHTFPWDYKTAELGNYSLNLSKLFIDTMAKIGWAYDLKTVSADVIEKRVKRTGDGTHPEWGYEESHEHSQ; translated from the exons ATGCCTCCTCAAGGTCAGCAGCAAGGGTCCTGGGTTCTATACGAATCGGATTTTAACAAAGACGCCACGCCGCCACCCCTCGTCCCGCCCTCTGCTGAGAAACGAGAATGGAAGATAGTTTGGAGGAATGTCATACTCTTCGTGCTGCTCCATTTGGGAGGAGTTTATGGAGCCTATGTGTTTCTGACACAAGCGATGTGGGCTACACGAATATTCA cGGTCATGCTTTACCTGGCATCTGGTCTCGGTATCACGGCGGGCGCCCACAGACTCTGGGCACACAAATCCTACAAAGCGAGACTACCACTACGTATATTACTCACCGTGTTCAACACTATCGCATTTCAG GACTCGGTACTTGATTGGGCACGGGACCATAGAATGCACCACAAGTATTCAGAGACTGATGCAGACCCTCACAACGCGACACGGGGTTTCTTCTTCTCACATGTCGGCTGGCTGCTGGTGAGGAAACACCCTGAGATCAAAGCGAAAGGACACACCATTGATATGAACGATCTGAGGGCTGATCCAGTACTGCGATTCCAGAAAAA ATACTATATGATTCTCATGCCTTTGGCTTGCTTCGTGCTACCAACATACATACCAACCTTGTGGGGGGAATCATTATGGAATGCCTACTTCGTAAGCGCAATCTTCCGATACGTTTACGTTTTAAACGTCACGTGGTTGGTCAATTCAGCAGCGCACAAATGGGGTGACAAGCCTTATGACAAGCACATCAATCCCGTAGAAACCAAACCAGTATCATTAGTGGTCTTAGGGGAAGGCTTCCACAATTACCATCATACGTTTCCATGGGACTATAAGACCGCCGAACTGGGCAACTACTCGCTGAATCTCTCGAAGCTGTTCATTGACACGATGGCTAAAATTGGTTGGGCTTACGATCTTAAAACTGTCTCAGCTGATGTCATCGAGAAGAGAGTGAAGAGGACGGGCGATGGAACGCACCCGGAATGGGGTTATGAAGAATCACATGAACACTCACAATAG
- the LOC117984484 gene encoding pyrokinin-1 receptor-like — translation MTVGNNTLNGENNTYSSYGIGLSFSDFDDKSTYEESVLIKTILSIFLSAFMVLSLMGNACTCAVIIRERSMRTPTNCYLLNLAITDLVISIFVPVEIYIIWVPDFYPLGEQGCRIHFLLWDLLSGCSVLTILAFTIERYLVIAKPFLRQKLLLTSRVYKIITVNWVVSLIFSVPSVYYVYFVERKENVYCFLTVPDKQKTYLIALELIIFYAMPMTVIFGMYVMIAIKLKSTKPESRPSPVYGKQNRNKAVKMLAAVAASFFICWSPYTVLRIMILTPSLRYQEHYILWRVFIYLSSINSYMSAAINPILYGLMSRRFQRAFKDLLQGRKVSKRNN, via the exons ATGACAGTTGGAAACAATACTTTAAATGGAGAAAATAATACATATTCTTCATATGGAATCGGTTTATCATTCTCAGACTTCGATGACAAAAGCACGTACGAGGAAAGTGTCCTAATAAAAACTATACTCAGTATTTTCCTTAGTGCTTTCATGGTGTTAAGTTTGATGGGAAATGCATGTACTTGTGCTGTTATCATCAGAGAGAGGAGCATGAGAACACCTACCAACTGCTATCTGCTGAATCTTGCGATCACAGACCTCGTTATAAGCATTTTCGTACCCGttgaaatatacataatatgggTTCCAGATTTCTATCCGTTGGGTGAACAAGGGTGTCGCATACACTTCCTACTGTGGGATCTTCTCAGCGGCTGCAGTGTTTTGACCATATTAGCATTCACAATAGAACGATATCTCGTTATCGCAAAACCATTTCTTCGGCAGAAGCTTCTTCTTACTTCACGAGTCTACAAGATAATAACCGTAAATTGGGTGGTGTCTTTAATATTCTCTGTTCCTAGCgtgtattatgtttattttgtgGAGAGGAAGGAGAACGTTTATTGTTTTTTAACCGTCCCCGATAAGCAGAAAACGTACTTGATAGCACTTGAGCTTATTATATTCTACGCTATGCCGATGACGGTAATATTTGGGATGtatgtcatgatagctatcaAGTTGAAGTCCACCAAACCTGAATCTCGGCCTAGTCCGGTTTATGGGAAACAGAACAGAAACAAAGCCGTTAAAATGTTAG CTGCTGTGGCCGCCTCATTTTTTATTTGCTGGTCTCCATACACGGTGCTGCGCATAATGATATTAACTCCAAGTCTTAGATATCAAGAGCACTACATT cTATGGCGAGTTTTCATATACCTGAGCTCCATTAACAGCTACATGTCAGCCGCTATTAATCCGATACTCTACGGTCTGATGTCTCGGAGATTTCAACGGGCTTTCAAG GATTTGCTCCAAGGAAGGAAAGTATCAAAAAGGAACAACTAG